From a region of the Haematobia irritans isolate KBUSLIRL chromosome 4, ASM5000362v1, whole genome shotgun sequence genome:
- the shd gene encoding cytochrome P450 family 24 subfamily A member shade yields the protein MVMALVLLMAIAILLAFYCNLDLRKFSECYIKPLLFKQDRMNKYNNTDSEASITADTDYYHAREIRPKGVFDIPGPKPLPMMGTKWIFLLFFRKYRMSRLHEVYADLNRKYGDIVLEVMPSGLPIVHLYNRSDLEKVLKYPSKYPFRPPTEIVVTYRRSRPERYASVGIVNEQGPTWQKLRSSLTSFITSPRILQNFLPALNLVCDDFIDLLKAHRDPHTFEVTNFEDIANLMGLEAVCTLMLGRRMGFLSTNTEQPEKIRQLAAAVKQLFISQRDSYYGFGMWKYFPTETYRKFARAEETIYDVISEMVDQALEENNANFMHHDDDVRSVFQHILDLKDLDIRDKKSAIIDFIAAGIETLANTLLFVLSSVTGNAEVISKILEEFQEYRHTLILQDAFTNATFTKACIQESYRIRPTAFCLARILEEDMELSGYELKAGTVVLCQNMIACHKDNNFPEAKTFHPERWIDKEGNFSVNIDSSSIVVPFGIGKRTCPGKRFVEMEIVLLLAKLLLAFDISFTKPLETEFEFLLAPKTPLSLIMRDREF from the exons ATGGTTATGGCTTTGGTGCTTCTGATGGCAATTGCCATTTTATTGGCTTTCTATTGTAATTTGGATTTACGTAAATTCTCCGAATGCTACATCAAACCGCTGCTCTTTAAACAGGATCGTATGAATAAATACAACAACACTGATTCGGAAGCTTCGATTACCGCGGACACGGATTACTATCATGCCAGAGAGATAAGACCGAAGGGTGTATTTGATATACCAGGACCAAAACCATTACCAATGATGGGTACcaaatggatttttttattattttttcgcaaATATCGAATGTCACGATTGCACGAGGTCTATGCGG ATCTCAATCGTAAATATGGTGACATTGTCTTGGAAGTCATGCCCTCTGGTTTACCCATAGTCCATTTATACAATCGTTCCGATTTGGAGAAAGTTCTCAAATATCCCAGCAAATATCCCTTTAGACCTCCCACCGAAATTGTGGTAACATATCGCCGTTCGCGACCCGAACGTTATGCCAGTGTTGGCATAGTTAATGA ACAGGGTCCCACATGGCAAAAACTACGCTCCTCCCTTACCTCGTTCATCACATCGCCCcgaatattacagaattttttgccAGCCttgaatttggtatgtgatgattttattgatcttttaaaagcaCATAGAGATCCTCATACGTTCGAGGTTACCAATTTTGAAGATATTGCCAATTTGATGGGTCTAGAGGCTGTGTGTACCCTGATGCTGGGTCGTCGCATGGGTTTCCTCTCCACCAATACCGAGCAACCGGAAAAAATACGCCAACTGGCCGCCGCCGTTAAACAGTTGTTCATATCCCAAAGAGATTCCTACTATGGTTTTGGCATGTGGAAATATTTTCCCACAGagacctataggaaatttgcccGTGCCGAGGAGACCATTTACGA TGTGATTTCGGAAATGGTGGATCAGGCTCTGGAAGAGAATAATGCCAATTTCATGCATCACGATGATGATGTACGCAGTGTATTCCAGCATATTTTGGATTTGAAGGATTTGGATATTAGggataaaaaatctgccattattGATTTCATTGCAGCTGGTATTGAGACG TTGGCAAATACTTTGTTGTTTGTCCTAAGTTCGGTGACTGGCAACGCAGAggttatatcaaaaattttggaagagttTCAAGAGTATCGTCATACGCTAATATTGCAGGATGCCTTCACCAATGCCACATTCACCAAAGCCTGTATACAGGAATCATATCGCATTAGGCCAACAGCTTTTTGTTTAGCCAGAATATTGGAGGAAGATATGGAGCTTTCAGGTTATGAGCTAAAAGCAGGG ACCGTTGTTCTCTGCCAAAATATGATTGCCTGCCACAAGGACAATAACTTCCCAGAAGCAAAAACATTTCATCCCGAACGTTGGATAGATAAGGAAGGAAATTTTAGTGTTAACATTGATAGCTCATCGATAGTAGTACCATTTGGCATAGGCAAACGTACATGTCCGGGTAAACGTTTCGTGGAAATGGAAATCGTGTTGCTACTAGCAAAG CTACTGCTTGCTTTCGATATTAGTTTCACAAAACCCCT